One Anaeromyxobacter diazotrophicus genomic region harbors:
- a CDS encoding HD-GYP domain-containing protein: protein MPVRLDEELARAQSSLSRAIGRARAGEDRELAQKVREGGEALASVLCGLLKMSRVHAADNRAFDAPVAELSRVVAGLHELLGTLQLVTVEDQVYLNDFRVRTEGKAGVRDLGAELAKHNVGGVAVHAPLDGPAVRALVTAFAERPAESGPRTALAAGLAMRGVRAVELLPRFRFRAQSEGEQAAIDPAEALRRALRLCEESFDQLAAGRVVNPLPLRRAVVELITVGPATPELWEHLGEALPHASHAATVALLALLVGRAAGFGQAVLQDLGLAALLHDTGYAQLPAEVAQGPDGLARHPGEGARILLRQRGFNAAKLRRLRAVLDHHRDHAAPGGAPSILGEILRLAEDYTTLLRLHGARISPADALGAMARAAGRLYQPALVQLLVNVLGRYPPGTLLELDDGRYARSISPVRSRETFAQPFVRVYDLRTRALSAERLDLALCGAVRRTLPG, encoded by the coding sequence ATGCCGGTGCGCCTTGACGAGGAGCTGGCGCGCGCGCAGTCGAGCCTCTCGCGCGCCATCGGCCGGGCGCGCGCCGGCGAGGACCGGGAGCTCGCGCAGAAGGTCCGCGAGGGCGGCGAGGCGCTGGCGAGCGTGCTGTGCGGGCTGCTCAAGATGAGCCGCGTGCACGCCGCCGACAACCGCGCCTTCGACGCGCCGGTGGCGGAACTCTCGCGCGTGGTCGCCGGCCTGCACGAGCTGCTCGGGACGCTCCAGCTCGTCACGGTGGAGGACCAGGTCTACCTGAACGACTTCCGGGTGCGCACCGAGGGCAAGGCCGGCGTGCGCGACCTGGGCGCCGAGCTCGCCAAGCACAACGTGGGCGGGGTCGCGGTGCACGCCCCGCTCGACGGGCCGGCGGTGCGCGCCCTGGTGACCGCCTTCGCGGAGCGGCCGGCCGAGTCCGGGCCGCGCACGGCGCTCGCGGCGGGCCTCGCCATGCGCGGGGTGCGCGCGGTGGAGCTCCTGCCGCGCTTCCGCTTCCGCGCGCAGAGCGAGGGGGAGCAGGCGGCGATCGACCCGGCCGAGGCGCTGCGGCGCGCGCTCCGCCTGTGCGAGGAGAGCTTCGACCAGCTCGCCGCCGGGCGGGTGGTGAACCCGCTCCCCCTGCGGCGCGCGGTGGTCGAGCTGATCACGGTCGGCCCGGCGACGCCCGAGCTGTGGGAGCACCTCGGCGAGGCGCTGCCGCACGCCAGCCACGCGGCGACGGTCGCCCTGCTGGCGCTGCTCGTCGGCCGCGCCGCCGGCTTCGGCCAGGCGGTGCTCCAGGACCTGGGGCTGGCCGCCCTGCTCCACGACACCGGCTACGCCCAGCTTCCGGCCGAGGTGGCCCAGGGCCCGGACGGCCTCGCGCGGCATCCGGGGGAGGGGGCGCGCATCCTCCTCCGGCAGCGCGGCTTCAACGCGGCCAAGCTGCGGCGCCTGCGCGCCGTGCTCGATCACCACCGCGATCACGCCGCGCCGGGAGGCGCGCCCTCGATCCTGGGCGAGATCCTGCGCCTCGCCGAGGACTACACGACGCTGCTCCGCCTGCACGGCGCGCGCATCTCGCCCGCCGACGCGCTCGGCGCGATGGCGCGGGCGGCGGGCCGGCTCTACCAGCCGGCGCTCGTGCAGCTCCTGGTGAACGTCCTCGGCCGATACCCGCCCGGGACACTGCTGGAGCTGGACGACGGTCGGTACGCGCGGTCCATCTCGCCCGTCCGCAGCCGCGAGACGTTCGCCCAGCCGTTCGTGCGGGTCTACGACCTGCGCACGCGCGCGCTCAGCGCCGAGCGGCTGGACCTGGCGCTCTGCGGCGCGGTGCGGCGGACCCTCCCCGGGTGA
- a CDS encoding universal stress protein, translating to MTSIKRILVPIDFSPSSRAALGHALALRSAFGAGVSVLHVHEPSGFVGADSLALMPIDHPSGRWELVRVEILRELEQFLGIERPGLDEVRVEAGVPADVIPEVARDGGFDLVLMGTHGQGPVSRLALGGVAEAVVRKAHCLVMTLRLPGRVAREALCM from the coding sequence ATGACCTCGATCAAGCGCATCCTGGTCCCGATCGACTTCTCGCCCTCGTCCCGGGCGGCGCTCGGCCACGCGCTCGCCCTGCGGTCGGCGTTCGGGGCCGGCGTCAGCGTGCTCCACGTCCACGAGCCTTCGGGGTTCGTAGGGGCCGACTCGCTCGCCCTCATGCCCATCGATCACCCGAGCGGGCGCTGGGAGCTGGTGCGCGTCGAGATCCTGCGCGAGCTGGAGCAGTTCCTGGGAATCGAGCGGCCCGGGCTCGACGAGGTGCGCGTCGAGGCGGGGGTGCCCGCGGACGTCATCCCGGAGGTGGCGCGCGACGGGGGCTTCGACCTCGTGCTCATGGGCACGCACGGGCAAGGGCCCGTCTCGCGCCTGGCGCTGGGGGGCGTGGCGGAGGCGGTGGTGCGCAAGGCGCACTGCCTGGTCATGACGCTGCGCCTGCCCGGCCGCGTCGCGCGCGAGGCGCTCTGCATGTAG
- a CDS encoding CBS domain-containing protein — MPKHTVQRYMTVSPVVIPSHRTLADAHQLMRERGIRHLPVVEGARLVGVVSQRDLYLIQTLRGVDAGAEPVSEAMNAEPYAVPPEAPLEEVAREMAAHKYGAAVVVQRGEVVGIFTTVDALRALASVLRRGRPAAPPRPPARATEPR; from the coding sequence ATGCCCAAGCACACGGTGCAGCGGTACATGACGGTGAGCCCGGTCGTGATCCCGAGCCACCGGACGCTCGCCGACGCGCACCAGCTCATGCGCGAGCGCGGCATCCGGCACCTCCCGGTGGTCGAGGGCGCTCGGCTCGTCGGCGTCGTCTCGCAGCGCGACCTCTACCTCATCCAGACGCTCCGCGGCGTCGACGCGGGCGCCGAGCCGGTCTCCGAGGCGATGAACGCCGAGCCGTACGCCGTGCCCCCCGAGGCGCCGCTGGAGGAGGTGGCGCGCGAGATGGCGGCCCACAAGTACGGCGCGGCGGTGGTGGTGCAGCGGGGCGAGGTGGTCGGGATCTTCACCACCGTCGACGCGCTGCGAGCCCTCGCCTCGGTGCTCCGGCGCGGCCGCCCTGCGGCCCCGCCGCGCCCTCCGGCGCGGGCGACCGAGCCGCGGTGA
- a CDS encoding TraR/DksA family transcriptional regulator gives MSRIEAEARNLLLKRRESLCRGPMESQRGDPTSSWRDWESQVEPIAEPARRELADIEEALRRIEEGSYGRCVACGGPMGLQRIRAIPEARYCVTCSGHRDLG, from the coding sequence ATGAGCCGTATTGAAGCCGAGGCCCGCAACCTCCTGCTCAAGCGCCGCGAGTCGCTGTGCCGGGGGCCCATGGAGTCCCAGCGGGGCGACCCCACCTCGAGCTGGCGCGACTGGGAATCCCAGGTCGAGCCGATCGCCGAGCCGGCGCGGCGCGAGCTGGCGGACATCGAGGAGGCGCTCCGGCGCATCGAGGAGGGCAGCTACGGGCGCTGCGTGGCGTGCGGCGGCCCGATGGGCCTGCAGCGCATCCGCGCCATCCCCGAGGCGCGCTACTGCGTCACCTGCAGCGGGCACCGCGACCTGGGCTGA
- a CDS encoding TatD family nuclease-associated radical SAM protein, with the protein MDEHAPGTSTVYAYPLGDALYLNVTSACTLACTFCPKIRDDDWVVGGFDLKLRGNPTADEVWAQALSAGLSGRSEVVFTGLGEPTRRLPVVLELARRLRAAGVRRIRLDTDGLASLREGRDVVPELVAAGLDAVSVSLNAPDAATYARICPNRFGERAYAACQEFIRACVAARLETAASCVALPELSEAACRAVAEGLGARFRWRPYDRLGRLPEPKAQPA; encoded by the coding sequence GTGGACGAACACGCTCCCGGCACCTCGACGGTCTACGCCTACCCCCTCGGCGACGCGCTCTACCTGAACGTCACGAGCGCGTGCACGCTGGCGTGCACCTTCTGCCCCAAGATCCGCGACGACGACTGGGTAGTGGGCGGCTTCGACCTGAAGCTGCGCGGCAATCCGACGGCCGACGAGGTGTGGGCCCAGGCGCTCTCCGCCGGGCTGTCCGGCCGCTCCGAGGTGGTCTTCACGGGGCTGGGCGAGCCGACGCGGCGCCTGCCGGTCGTGCTGGAGCTGGCGCGCCGGCTCCGGGCGGCTGGGGTGCGGCGCATCCGACTCGACACGGATGGGCTGGCGAGCCTGCGCGAAGGGCGCGACGTCGTCCCCGAGCTCGTGGCGGCCGGCCTCGACGCGGTGAGCGTCTCGCTCAACGCCCCGGACGCCGCCACCTACGCCCGCATCTGCCCGAACCGGTTCGGCGAGCGCGCGTACGCGGCCTGCCAGGAGTTCATCCGCGCCTGCGTCGCCGCGCGGCTCGAGACGGCGGCGAGCTGCGTGGCCCTCCCGGAGCTCTCGGAGGCGGCCTGCCGCGCCGTCGCCGAGGGGCTCGGGGCGCGGTTCCGCTGGCGGCCGTACGATCGGCTCGGCCGCTTGCCCGAGCCCAAGGCGCAACCTGCCTGA
- a CDS encoding sigma-54-dependent transcriptional regulator, whose translation MTVGKTGPRATKERILVVDDEQNARVALRTILSEEGYEIAEAADGEEALALLAGFAPAAILADVRMPRMDGLTLLKRAREAGSDAVFVMMTAFASVEAAVEAMRSGAENYLVKPLDVNAVLVVLEKALEKLRLQRDTANLRERVRERYRFHNIVGDAPELQAVYEVVKRAAPTKATVLILGESGTGKELIAQALHEESPRHDKPFIKVNCAALSETLLESELFGHEKGSFTGAIGRKEGRFELADGGTLFLDEIGDISPTLQIKLLRVLQQKEFERVGGTQTIKVDVRVVTATNRDLAAEVKTGKFREDLYYRLNVVAVTLPPLRARKGDIPALVSHFVEKYSKAYGKEIRGLAPGTLNALLSHDWPGNVRELENVVERAVVLCKGPELTADDLPPTLRGPRPRERAPGALIPGATLYEIEREAILRTLEMVGGSTSRAAEILGISVRKIQYRLKEYAGGAPPADHAETEGAGDGGPERAE comes from the coding sequence ATGACCGTCGGCAAGACCGGCCCGCGCGCGACCAAGGAGCGCATCCTCGTCGTCGACGACGAGCAGAACGCCCGGGTGGCGCTCAGGACCATCCTCTCCGAGGAGGGGTACGAGATCGCCGAGGCGGCGGACGGGGAGGAGGCGCTGGCGCTGCTGGCCGGCTTCGCCCCCGCCGCCATCCTGGCCGACGTGCGCATGCCGCGCATGGACGGGCTCACGCTCCTGAAGCGCGCCCGCGAGGCGGGCTCGGACGCGGTGTTCGTCATGATGACCGCGTTCGCGAGCGTGGAGGCCGCCGTCGAGGCGATGCGGTCCGGGGCCGAGAACTACCTGGTGAAGCCGCTCGACGTGAACGCGGTGCTGGTGGTGCTCGAGAAGGCGCTCGAGAAGCTCCGGCTGCAGCGCGACACCGCCAACCTGCGCGAGCGCGTCCGCGAGCGGTACCGCTTCCACAACATCGTGGGCGACGCGCCCGAGCTGCAGGCGGTCTACGAGGTGGTGAAGCGCGCCGCGCCCACCAAGGCCACCGTGCTCATCCTCGGCGAGTCCGGCACGGGGAAGGAGCTCATCGCCCAGGCGCTGCACGAGGAGTCGCCGCGCCACGACAAGCCGTTCATCAAGGTGAACTGCGCCGCGCTGTCCGAGACGCTGCTCGAGAGCGAGCTCTTCGGGCACGAGAAGGGCTCGTTCACCGGCGCCATCGGCCGCAAGGAGGGGCGGTTCGAGCTGGCCGACGGCGGCACGCTCTTCCTCGACGAGATCGGCGACATCTCGCCCACCCTGCAGATCAAGCTCCTGCGCGTCCTGCAGCAGAAGGAGTTCGAGCGCGTCGGCGGCACCCAGACCATCAAGGTGGACGTGCGGGTGGTGACGGCCACGAACCGCGACCTCGCCGCCGAGGTGAAGACGGGGAAGTTCCGCGAGGACCTCTACTACCGGCTCAACGTGGTGGCGGTGACGCTGCCGCCGCTGCGCGCGCGCAAGGGGGACATCCCGGCGCTCGTCTCGCACTTCGTGGAGAAGTACTCGAAGGCCTACGGCAAGGAGATCCGCGGCCTCGCCCCCGGCACGCTCAACGCGCTGCTCAGCCACGACTGGCCGGGCAACGTGCGCGAGCTGGAGAACGTGGTGGAGCGCGCGGTGGTGCTGTGCAAGGGCCCCGAGCTCACCGCCGACGACCTCCCGCCCACCCTGCGCGGCCCGCGCCCCCGCGAGCGCGCCCCCGGCGCCCTCATCCCCGGCGCCACCCTCTACGAGATCGAGCGCGAGGCCATCCTGCGCACCCTGGAGATGGTCGGCGGCTCGACCTCCCGCGCGGCCGAGATCCTCGGCATCAGCGTCCGCAAGATCCAGTACCGCCTGAAGGAGTACGCCGGGGGCGCCCCTCCGGCCGACCACGCCGAGACCGAGGGTGCCGGCGACGGCGGGCCGGAGCGCGCGGAGTAG
- a CDS encoding sensor histidine kinase, whose product MSQLHDRPRVLVVDDNATLVENLTEILEEAGYAVRGHGTCAEALHGAREQGFDVALVDLRLPDGDGTALAPQLKEVAPDGEVVLLTGFATLESAVAAVRAGACAYLVKPCATQELLVTVEQAMRQVRLHGEKRELSRRAQMAEKLAAVGTMTAGLSHEIRNPLNAAALQLTVLERRLQRLPAATQPPLLEPLQLVRDEIRRLDHILEDFLQFARPREFQPHPVEVATVLTKVLDLLEGEAERRHIALERDLQPVPRVAGDEERLRQVVMNLALNALDAVGRGGTVRVSCQVEEPASGEVAIYVDDSGPGIAPELRDRIFEPFFTTKAQGSGLGLSIVHAIVVQHGGSITIEDAPGGGARFALRLPAAR is encoded by the coding sequence ATGAGCCAGCTGCACGACCGCCCGCGCGTCCTCGTCGTGGACGACAACGCCACCCTGGTCGAGAACCTCACCGAGATCCTGGAGGAGGCCGGCTACGCCGTGCGCGGGCACGGCACCTGCGCCGAGGCGCTGCACGGCGCGCGCGAGCAGGGCTTCGACGTGGCGCTCGTCGACCTGCGGCTCCCCGACGGCGACGGCACCGCGCTCGCGCCGCAGCTCAAGGAGGTGGCCCCCGACGGCGAGGTGGTGCTCCTCACCGGCTTCGCCACCCTGGAGTCGGCGGTGGCGGCGGTGCGCGCCGGCGCCTGCGCCTACCTGGTGAAGCCGTGCGCCACCCAGGAGCTGCTCGTCACCGTCGAGCAGGCGATGCGGCAGGTGCGGCTGCACGGCGAGAAGCGCGAGCTGTCGCGCCGCGCCCAGATGGCCGAGAAGCTGGCGGCGGTGGGGACGATGACGGCCGGGCTCTCCCACGAGATCCGCAACCCCCTCAACGCCGCCGCGCTCCAGCTCACCGTCCTCGAGCGCCGCCTGCAGCGGCTGCCGGCGGCCACCCAGCCGCCCCTGCTCGAGCCGCTCCAGCTCGTGCGCGACGAGATCCGGCGGCTCGACCACATCCTCGAGGACTTCCTCCAGTTCGCCCGCCCGCGCGAGTTCCAGCCGCACCCGGTGGAGGTGGCGACGGTCCTCACCAAGGTGCTCGACCTCCTGGAGGGCGAGGCGGAGCGGCGCCACATCGCGCTCGAGCGCGACCTCCAGCCGGTGCCGCGGGTGGCGGGCGACGAGGAGCGCCTGCGGCAGGTGGTGATGAACCTGGCGCTCAACGCGCTCGACGCGGTCGGCCGCGGCGGGACGGTGCGCGTCTCCTGCCAGGTCGAGGAGCCGGCCTCCGGCGAGGTGGCGATCTACGTGGACGACTCCGGGCCCGGCATCGCGCCGGAGCTGCGCGACCGCATCTTCGAGCCGTTCTTCACCACCAAGGCGCAGGGCTCCGGGCTCGGCCTCTCCATCGTCCACGCCATCGTGGTGCAGCACGGCGGCAGCATCACCATCGAGGACGCCCCGGGCGGCGGCGCGCGCTTCGCGCTCCGGCTGCCGGCGGCGCGGTAG
- a CDS encoding response regulator, translating to MRHYLIVDDNRAFAENLGEILRDQGAEVTVAEGGGPALEQVARRRFDALVTDMRMPLMGGAELVHRIRRVDPELPALVVTAHVEDRELEAARREGLLAVLSKPVPIARLLDLLAVARRGGLVAVVEDDAALRDNLCEALRARGFSAVTAASVLETDRLGPVVPCCALVDLRLPGGPDGEAMLRLAAKYPGLPLIVQSAYDAPPPVPAAAVFAKPFDTAALLAEVERRHASPHGSRA from the coding sequence ATGCGCCACTACCTCATCGTCGACGACAACCGCGCCTTCGCGGAGAACCTGGGCGAGATCCTCCGCGACCAGGGGGCCGAGGTGACGGTGGCGGAGGGCGGCGGGCCGGCCCTGGAGCAGGTGGCGCGGCGGCGCTTCGACGCGCTCGTCACCGACATGCGCATGCCGCTCATGGGCGGCGCCGAACTCGTGCACCGGATCCGCCGCGTCGACCCGGAGCTGCCGGCCCTGGTGGTGACGGCGCACGTGGAGGACCGCGAGCTCGAGGCGGCGCGGCGGGAGGGGCTGCTGGCGGTCCTGTCGAAGCCGGTCCCGATCGCGCGCCTGCTCGACCTGCTCGCGGTGGCGCGCCGCGGGGGCCTGGTGGCCGTGGTCGAGGACGACGCGGCGCTGCGCGACAACCTGTGCGAGGCGCTCCGCGCGCGCGGGTTCTCGGCCGTCACCGCCGCCTCGGTGCTGGAGACCGACCGGCTCGGCCCGGTCGTGCCGTGCTGCGCGCTCGTCGACCTGCGCCTGCCCGGGGGCCCGGACGGCGAGGCGATGCTGCGGCTGGCGGCCAAGTACCCGGGCCTGCCGCTCATCGTGCAGAGCGCCTACGACGCGCCGCCGCCGGTGCCGGCCGCGGCGGTCTTCGCGAAGCCGTTCGACACCGCCGCCCTGCTGGCCGAGGTGGAGCGGCGCCACGCCTCGCCGCACGGGAGCCGCGCATGA